In Zingiber officinale cultivar Zhangliang chromosome 11B, Zo_v1.1, whole genome shotgun sequence, a single window of DNA contains:
- the LOC122033469 gene encoding uncharacterized protein LOC122033469 — protein sequence MAATWTRSPSPDPSRPRTPDVAVAKSSHLRNHGCRSPSPAPRASAIDHKENERDFNSACSPVAAKAASSYASLDKAGAKNFMAPTISAAFKAVASSPRRKILTEKNEAAAMSSVRYTLSSLPDRNEIVIGPQLNENFGKEVGDSLEMCGEPRNVDLEAKNGRGSGVLSSPCSLSRSTSTVTAAIASLDADPTLPPYDPHTNYLSPRPRFLHYKPNPRKQQYWFDDSGLTEAGDNKCLEDSFSSESCNDSEGQIEEEQSSNLQNECEEESLVSQAEVMEGNITGIPVPESESKTKSSGKGRSFLCNIFASCGLVFLIACVLGLFGGYPTLSPSVLKIQANGEDIDHLHMKEYISAANLRELGRRFGHWSLDSFVSYVTVTTMPRQEIGPIFLANFTASYLEQRLDMSRIQQIGEGTEEQPFLKVDVPLEEAAESNEIQHSLLTMDVPLEDGDVNSEMEQAYNGDVEVHELYASLDEIEDRTSDVILEAETRPELHQYMQKGSLAELESGKKTVGDDANKLEVDGVDVNEYEHVVEVEQLSNGQDTNAFEIEDEAVRSQDDSVTERSSAEETPWASDEGIPINPELHELEAYAKNGKLAAGLFLAVLLLVASIMFILMKQKKTTIMMDEFEMPKAGEVPSKSVSGSSESYGQDRGSPFENTPVDTLLANSGPSEFSSSLWQSTSIGRQRTTGKNKEEETLSHEKRRLRRDSTVASSSISYGSFTTYEKLSGKKKGSRDEEVATPVRRSSRIKNQIA from the exons ATGGCTGCAACGTGGACGAGATCGCCTTCCCCGGATCCATCAAGGCCAAGAACACCCGATGTGGCTGTCGCCA AGTCCTCCCATTTGAGAAATCACGGTTGCCGATCGCCGTCCCCGGCTCCTCGTGCGTCGGCCATTGATCACAAGGAGAACGAGAGGGATTTCAACAGCGCGTGCAGCCCCGTGGCTGCCAAGGCGGCGTCTTCTTATGCTTCTTTGGATAAGGCAGGGGCCAAGAACTTCATGGCTCCCACGATCTCCGCCGCTTTCAAGGCCGTCGCATCGTCTCCGAGGAGGAAAATCCTGACGGAGAAGAATGAGGCCGCTGCCATGTCCTCCGTCCGATATACTCTCTCGTCGCTTCCTGATAGAAATGAAATTGTTATCGGACCTCAACTGAATGAAAATTTTGGGAAGGAGGTTGGTGATTCATTAGAAATGTGCGGCGAGCCAAGGAATGTGGACTTGGAGGCCAAGAACGGTCGCGGCAGTGGTGTGCTATCCTCTCCCTGCTCATTATCTCGGTCCACGTCTACGGTAACGGCTGCTATTGCTTCTTTGGATGCCGATCCGACTCTTCCTCCTTATGATCCTCACACCAACTACCTCTCTCCAAGGCCGCGGTTCCTTCACTACAAGCCGAATCCCCGCAAGCAGCAGTACTGGTTCGACGACAGTGGATTAACTGAGGCGGGAGACAACAAGTGTCTAGAGGACAGCTTTTCATCCGAGAGCTGCAATGACTCAGAGGGACAAATTGAGGAAGAACAATCCTCTAACCTTCAGAACGAATGCGAAGAAGAGTCTCTCGTCTCCCAGGCGGAAGTGATGGAAGGGAATATTACCGGAATCCCTGTTCCTGAATCTGAATCCAAGACCAAATCCAGTGGTAAAGGTCGATCCTTTTTGTGCAATATCTTCGCTTCTTGTGGCCTGGTTTTTCTCATTGCTTGCGTCCTTGGCTTGTTCGGAGGATATCCTACTTTGTCACCTTCTGTATTGAAAATTCAAGCAAATGGAGAAGACATTGACCATTTGCATATGAAGGAATATATATCTGCTGCTAATCTAAGGGAACTGGGTAGGAGATTTGGCCATTGGTCATTAGATTCTTTTGTTTCTTATGTCACTGTGACTACCATGCCCAGACAAGAGATTGGGCCCATTTTCCTTGCTAACTTTACAGCATCGTATTTAGAGCAGAGATTAGACATGAGCCGCATTCAGCAGATTGGTGAGGGTACTGAGGAGCAACCTTTCCTGAAAGTGGATGTTCCACTAGAAGAAGCAGCTGAGAGTAATGAAATACAGCATTCTTTACTGACAATGGATGTTCCATTAGAAGATGGGGATGTGAACAGTGAAATGGAGCAGGCTTATAATGGAGATGTGGAAGTGCATGAATTATATGCTTCATTAGATGAGATAGAGGATAGAACAAGTGATGTGATTTTGGAGGCAGAAACTAGGCCTGAGCTCCACCAATATATGCAAAAAGGTAGTCTTGCTGAATTAGAGAGTGGGAAGAAGACTGTAGGGGATGATGCCAACAAACTGGAAGTGGATGGAGTTGATGTAAATGAATATGAGCATGTTGTTGAGGTGGAGCAGCTCAGTAATGGACAGGATACTAATGCTTTTGAAATTGAAGATGAAGCAGTCAGGAGTCAAGATGATAGTGTGACTGAGCGTTCAAGTGCTGAGGAGACTCCTTGGGCATCTGATGAAGGGATCCCTATTAATCCCGAGTTGCATGAACTTGAAGCCTATGCAAAGAATGGTAAATTGGCAGCAGGGTTATTCTTGGCCGTACTTCTGCTTGTCGCATCTATTATGTTTATTCTTATGAAGCAGAAGAAAACCACAATTATGATGGATGAGTTTGAGATGCCAAAAGCAGGGGAGGTTCCCTCCAAATCTGTATCAGGAAGTAGTGAGAGTTACGGCCAAGATAGGGGTTCTCCTTTTGAAAATACACCAGTGGACACACTGTTAGCAAATTCTGGTCCTTCAGAATTTAGCAGCAGCCTGTGGCAAAGCACCTCTATTGGCCGGCAGAGAACTACGGGAAAGAACAAGGAAGAAGAGACTTTAAGCCATGAGAAGAGAAGGTTGAGGAGGGACTCTACAGTTGCATCCTCTTCAATTTCTTATGGAAGTTTCACTACATACGAGAAGCTCTCTGGTAAAAAGAAG GGTAGTAGAGATGAAGAGGTAGCCACTCCAGTGAGAAGATCAAGCAGGATCAAGAACCAAATTGCTTGA
- the LOC122034137 gene encoding BTB/POZ domain-containing protein At3g50780-like — protein MAAAAAVSRLLRRSLWLSNVPSCRLYTAAAVAAADIPSSDETWIIPSGRPLCLDMRSPYNVIRRSLDEFSLYSDRFHRAREPSISSKGTERSHQQNAKIPRKISVGLGQLETSDLKVLLHTKCGASVRMSVHRNVLAEHSRFFADKLSEQPPVPQIEILDCDDVEIYVETVGLMYAKDVKRRLIKQSVSRVLRILKIAETLGFHACIKSCLDYLEAVPWEGEEEEKVVSSIRHLQDDGYGINPILDRVASGFCHPPNDTLSKILEMVLESGEGRGRREMKSLVLKLLKENLLMANGSADISVESLYASCRRCLESLLDLFRHASESAFTDLSQESRGPVERRISLAAGNLLWLVEILVDQHAADEFATLWASQNELAELHSRVPITSRHLVSYITSRLFVGIGKGELLPSKETRKQLLHVWLQPLIDDYIWLRHHYSWLQHGCRGFDGMVVDEGIGRTILTLPLEEQQSILLSWLGTFSKSGDSCPNLQRAFEVWWRRTFTRPPVICR, from the exons atggccgccgccgccgccgtctcTCGCCTCCTCCGCCGTTCCCTCTGGCTCTCCAACGTCCCCAGTTGCCGGCTCTATACTGCAGCGGCCGTTGCGGCTGCGGATATACCTTCGTCGGACGAGACCTGGATCATACCATCCGGCCGACCCCTCTGCCTCGACATGCGGTCCCCTTATAACGTAATCCGTCGCTCCCTGGACGAGTTCTCCTTGTACTCTGATCGTTTCCACCGCGCCCGCGAGCCCTCAATTTCATCAAAGGGCACTGAGAGGTCACACCAGCAAAACGCTAAGATCCCGAGAAAGATATCTGTTGGGCTCGGTCAGTTGGAGACCAGCGACCTCAAAGTTTTGTTGCACACTAAGTGCGGCGCTTCCGTGAGGATGAGCGTCCACAGAAATGTTCTCGCAGAGCACAGCAGGTTCTTCGCTGATAAGCTCTCCGAGCAGCCTCCAGTGCCTCAAATCGAAATTCTCGACTGCGACGATGTGGAGATTTACGTCGAGACTGTCGGGTTGATGTACGCTAAAGATGTGAAGCGCAGGTTGATCAAGCAGAGTGTTTCACGAGTTCTCCGGATTTTGAAG ATTGCTGAAACGCTCGGCTTCCATGCGTGCATCAAGTCGTGTCTGGATTACCTTGAAGCAGTGCCttgggaaggagaagaagaggaaaaagttgTGTCCTCGATCAGACATTTACAGGATGATGGGTATGGAATCAATCCCATTCTTGACCGAGTAGCTTCCGGTTTCTGTCACCCACCCAATGACACGCTCTCTAAAATATTGGAGATGGTCCTGGAGAGCGGAGAAGGCAGAGGCCGTCGCGAAATGAAGTCGTTGGTTCTCAAGCTTCTCAAGGAGAACCTCCTCATGGCGAATGGATCCGCCGATATCAGCGTTGAGAGTTTGTACGCCTCGTGCCGGCGCTGCTTAGAGTCGTTGCTGGATCTCTTCCGACACGCATCGGAGTCCGCTTTCACGGACCTGTCTCAGGAGAGCAGAGGGCCGGTGGAGCGGCGGATCAGTCTGGCGGCGGGCAATCTACTCTGGCTGGTAGAGATCTTGGTCGACCAGCACGCCGCCGACGAGTTCGCCACCTTGTGGGCGAGCCAAAACGAGCTAGCGGAGCTGCACTCGAGGGTGCCCATAACATCTCGTCACCTGGTGAGCTACATCACCTCGAGGCTCTTCGTCGGCATCGGCAAAGGGGAGCTGCTTCCTTCCAAGGAGACGCGCAAGCAGCTTCTGCACGTCTGGCTGCAGCCTCTCATCGATGACTACATCTGGCTGCGGCACCACTACAGCTGGCTGCAGCACGGCTGCAGGGGGTTCGATGGCATGGTGGTGGACGAAGGGATAGGGAGGACGATTCTGACTCTGCCGCTGGAGGAGCAGCAGAGCATCCTGCTCTCTTGGCTGGGGACCTTCTCGAAGTCGGGTGACAGCTGCCCCAATCTGCAGAGGGCGTTTGAGGTGTGGTGGAGGAGGACCTTCACAAGGCCTCCTGTAATATGCAGATAG